A stretch of DNA from Tepidimicrobium xylanilyticum:
TGGCTCTTTTATACCTATTTATATTCTCATCATAGGATGTTTCAGCAATACAAAATAATAATATTTCCATTGCTTTAGAGTATTCTTTCATATTATATAATGTCATTGCATAGAAAACTTTCATCGCTTCATCCTGAGGAAACTTATCTAATCCTTCCTCAAAGGTCTTTTTCGATTTTTCATATTCTCCTAAAGTTCTATATGTACTCCCTAAACCTAAATAAGCTCCTCTCAATTCTTCATCAGGCAATCCAATTGCAATAGCCTTTTCATAGTATTGTACTGCATCTTTTTCTAATCCAAGTGCATCAAAGCTCCATGCACAATGGTAGTTAATCATAGGGTCATCAGGACACTTATTTGCAAGACTTACTAATAGCCTATTAGATTCCTCCAGCTTCCCTTCTTTTCTTAATTTAATTGCTATTTCTAAATCTTTCATAGTTAATCCCCTCACAACCAAATATATTACATTTAATATTATATCCTTTATCCGCATGCTTTCCCACAATTTCAATTATATAACATAAATTTAAAAGTTAATCTACTTTATAAATTACAAACCCAATTCTTTTATAAAGCAAAAAACAACCTTTATCTTTAAAGACAAAGGCTGTTTCTTTATCCTCTCAATAGTCATAGTATAATATATCTTTAACCATTTCAGACCTAATTTCCCAAATATTAGCTTGTACTCTAAATATATCCCATACATCTATTTCGA
This window harbors:
- a CDS encoding tetratricopeptide repeat protein, which codes for MKDLEIAIKLRKEGKLEESNRLLVSLANKCPDDPMINYHCAWSFDALGLEKDAVQYYEKAIAIGLPDEELRGAYLGLGSTYRTLGEYEKSKKTFEEGLDKFPQDEAMKVFYAMTLYNMKEYSKAMEILLFCIAETSYDENINRYKRAIKFYANKLDKIW